One genomic region from Quercus robur chromosome 4, dhQueRobu3.1, whole genome shotgun sequence encodes:
- the LOC126720869 gene encoding pentatricopeptide repeat-containing protein At1g53600, mitochondrial, whose product MHGTRVITVVHRHFSLSNCSYLKFHYSCFSTLILSKPILHSASSHKTSKFLVYCNTQITKHGKNGNIKEAESVFSHMPHKNTISWTAMLTAYGQSGHTVKARKLFDEMPERNTASYNAMITAYIRNKCVIEEAVKLFDEIPERNAISYAAMITGYVRAGMFNKAEKLYSDMPVKWRDPVCSNALINGYLKMGRLEEAGQIFEGMMERDVVSWSSMVDGYCKEERVGDARNLFDIMPERNVVTWTAMIDGYMRIESFKDGFELFSSMRREGSVMVNSTTLTVLFDGCGSLGRYREGIQMHGLASRMGFDFDVFLCNSIITMYCRFGCTYVATKIFHQMSRKDVVSWNSLIAGYVQCGSIEEAFTLFEMMPRKDVISWTTMITGFSSKGITEKCIQLFELMPQKDDIAWTAVISGFVNNGEYEEAFCWFIKMLRKAVRPNPLTLSGVLSASAGLATLNQGLQIHAHIVKMDLEFDLSIQNSLVSMYSKCGNVDDAYLIFKNINAPNIVSFNSMITGFAQNGVGEEALNLFQKMQNEGHEPNQITFLGILSACTHVGLVKEGWNYFTSMISLYGIEPGPDHYACMVDLLGRAGFLDKAIDLIRSMPFEPHSGVWGALLGASKTHVRIDIAKLAAEQLVKLEPDNATPYVVLSNLYSVEGKKEDGDEVRMTKKSKGIRKNPGCSWIIVKDKVHMFHAGYQSHMDFERIYVMLWTMSMEMNQLEYSR is encoded by the coding sequence ATGCACGGAACACGAGTTATTACCGTTGTCCATAGACACTTTTCCCTCTCAAACTGTTCATATTTGAAGTTTCATTACTCGTGCTTCTCCACCCTTATTCTATCAAAACCCATTCTCCACTCTGCTTCAAGCCACAAAACCAGCAAATTTCTTGTTTACTGCAACACCCAGATCACAAAACATGGAAAAAATGGTAATATCAAAGAAGCTGAGTCTGTCTTCAGTCATATGCCCCACAAGAATACCATTTCTTGGACTGCCATGCTAACTGCCTATGGCCAGAGTGGCCATACCGTCAAAGCTCGGAAACTGTTCGATGAAATGCCTGAGCGAAACACTGCTTCGTATAATGCCATGATCACAGCATATATTCGGAATAAATGCGTGATAGAAGAAGCTGTTAAGCTGTTTGATGAGATACCCGAGCGTAATGCTATCTCTTATGCTGCCATGATCACTGGTTATGTACGGGCAGGGATGTTCAACAAGGCTGAGAAGCTTTACTCTGATATGCCGGTGAAGTGGCGGGATCCGGTTTGTTCGAATGCTCTAATAAATGGGTATTTGAAGATGGGAAGGTTGGAAGAGGCGGGTCAAATTTTTGAGGGTATGATGGAGAGAGATGTGGTTTCTTGGAGCTCTATGGTTGATGGGTATTGCAAAGAGGAAAGGGTAGGTGATGCTAGAAATTTGTTTGATATCATGCCAGAGAGGAATGTAGTTACTTGGACAGCAATGATTGATGGGTATATGAGGATAGAGAGTTTCAAAGATGGGTTTGAATTGTTTTCGAGTATGAGAAGGGAAGGATCAGTGATGGTTAATTCTACTACCTTGACTGTGCTGTTTGATGGTTGTGGTAGTCTTGGTAGGTATAGAGAAGGGATTCAAATGCATGGATTGGCTTCTCGCATGGGATTTGATTTTGATGTCTTCTTATGCAATTCTATTATTACCATGTATTGCAGATTTGGTTGTACATATGTAGCTACAAAGATATTTCATCAGATGAGTAGGAAAGATGTGGTTTCTTGGAATTCCTTGATTGCGGGTTATGTCCAATGTGGTTCAATTGAAGAAGCCTTTACACTTTTTGAGATGATGCCCAGAAAAGATGTAATTTCCTGGACAACCATGATTACCGGATTCTCAAGCAAAGGGATAACTGAAAAATGCATCCAATTGTTTGAATTGATGCCTCAGAAAGATGATATTGCTTGGACGGCTGTCATTTCTGGTTTTGTGAATAATGGGGAGTATGAGGAGGCCTTTTGTTGGTTTATCAAGATGCTTCGGAAAGCAGTCAGGCCAAATCCTCTTACTTTGAGTGGTGTGCTTAGTGCTTCAGCTGGTTTGGCAACACTTAACCAAGGGTTGCAAATCCATGCGCACATAGTAAAGAtggatttggaatttgattTGTCCATTCAAAACTCTTTGGTTTCAATGTATTCAAAATGTGGAAATGTGGATGATGCCTAcctgattttcaaaaatatcaatGCACCCAATATTGTATCCTTTAACTCAATGATTACTGGATTTGCCCAAAATGGGGTTGGGGAAGAAGCacttaatttatttcaaaaaatgcaGAATGAAGGCCATGAACCAAATCAAATCACATTTCTTGGCATTCTTTCAGCCTGCACCCATGTGGGACTTGTGAAAGAAGGATGGAACTACTTTACATCAATGATTTCATTATATGGTATTGAACCGGGGCCTGACCACTATGCATGCATGGTTGATCTCCTTGGCAGAGCTGGATTTCTAGACAAAGCGATTGATTTGATCCGTTCAATGCCTTTTGAACCCCATTCTGGAGTTTGGGGGGCTCTTCTTGGTGCAAGCAAGACCCACGTACGTATTGATATTGCAAAGCTTGCAGCTGAGCAACTTGTCAAATTGGAGCCTGATAATGCAACCCCTTATGTGGTCTTATCCAACTTATATTCTGTTGAGGGGAAAAAGGAGGATGGTGATGAAGTCAGAATgaccaaaaagtcaaaaggGATTAGGAAGAATCCAGGGTGCAGTTGGATAATAGTGAAAGATAAGGTTCATATGTTTCATGCAGGATATCAATCACATATGGACTTTGAAAGGATATATGTTATGCTTTGGACCATGTCAATGGAAATGAATCAGTTGGAGTACAGCAGATAA